The window GCTCCATCCTCAGGTACTTcaccccctcgccgccgtcgtcgccgtcgccggcggggcGCCTGCGCTCGCCGCTGATGGCGAGCACGTTGCCGTCCTCGACCTCGACCCGGACGTCGGCGGGGGCGACGCCGGGCATGTCGACGGCGAGCACGAGCGCGCCGGAGGCCCGGAGCTCCTTGACGTCCATGGGGGTGttggccatggcgcggcggtcGCGCACGTAGGCGCGCGTCGGCGGGTTGAGCTGCCGCTCCAGCTCATCGGGGAGGTCCAGGTCCAGCAGCTGCTGCATCGCCACCGCCAGCAACggctcgccgccgaccaccgacaACTCCATCGATAACAAAAACTACTTTGCTTGGTGGATATAATGGtgatgatctctctctctctcgtcgtgTGTGGGTGCTTGCGCGATCGTCGCGTTCtttgttgggacttgggagagaTGGAGGGGGGGAGCTTGGAGTTTATATGGAGGGAGAGGAGTGAAGAGTGTGGAAGGGTTGGGGATTACAGGGAGGACGCCTGTGCAACAAGGTTTCCGTTTTGAGGCTGCCTGGCTCAGAGCTGGGGATTACAGGGAGGTGGTGGAATCAGCATGGGCACGGGGCAGTGATGGCTCACAGTCTCTGCAGGGCACCTGGAGAAATATGCAACAGATGGCTGCATCTCTTCGTGACTGGAGCAAAGTGTCTTTTGGCTCGATCCGCAAAGAAATACAGAGATTGGAGAGGAAGCTAAAAACACTCCGGTCTTCAGGTTTGGAGGAGAGTGTGATACAAGAAGAAAGGATGGTAGAAAGGCAGTTGTGTGAGCTCTTTGAGAGAGAAGAAATCATGGCTCGACAAAGGTCACGAGTGGACTGGCTCCGAGAAGGAGACCGTAACACTGCTTTCTTTCATGCTAGGgccacggcacggcggcgcacCAACAAGATCACTGTGCTGGTAAAGGATGACGGCACTAGATGCACTGATCAGGAGGGTATAAAAAAATTGGCCGGAAAGTTCTATGAGGATCTCTTCACATCTGAACCTTGTGTGTCAACTGATGTGGTGTTAGAGGCAATCCCAATCAAAGTTGATGTGCTGGTCAATGAGGAACTGGGCAAACCATACTCTGATGATGAGATCAAAGATGCGCTGTTCCAAATGGGCCCAACCAAAGCACCGGGGCCGGATGGCCGGAAAGTTCTATGAGGATCTCTTCACATCTGAACCCACTGGGGACTGATCAAAGGGGAGATTTGCAATGCAGTGCGTGGTTTCCTTTTgggagaggagatcccggaaGGTTTTTGTGATTCTGTCATTGTCCTAATTCCCAAGGTACACAACCCTGAACATCTCTCCAAATTCCGCCCAATTAGTTTGTGCAATGTGCTCTACAAAATTGCTTCGAAGGTCTTAGCAAACCGTCTCAAACTCTTCCTTCCTGATATTGTCTCCGAGTTCCAAAGCGCCTTTGTGCCGGGGAGACTTATCACTGACAGTTCTCTTGTGGCCTATGAATGTTTAAACACCATTAAGAAACAAAGCAACAAGAAGCCTTTCTTTGCTCTAAAGATCGACATGATGAAGGCTTATGATAGGATTGAGTGGTCTTATCTCCATGGCTGCCTGATGAGACTTGGTTTTGAACAGGACTGGATCAATACGGTGATGCGCTGCGTGACCTCGACAAGATATGCAATCCGGATTAATGGTGAGCTCACCGACACTGTTGTTCCCTCGAGGGGAATAAGGCAGGGCGATCCCATAAGCCCCTACCTCTTCCTACTCTGTACTGAGGGGCTCTCTTGCATGCTGCAGAAGAAGGAACAACAAGGATTTCTACATGGGATTAGGAATGGCAGGCAAGGACCTCCAATCTCCCACTTGCTCTTCGCAGATGACAGCATTTTCTTTCCTAGAAGTGATCACAGAAGTGTCCAGGCTATCAAATCCACACTGCAAGCCTATTGTGATGCCTCGGGACAGAAAATTAACATGCAAAAATCCTCCATTTTCTTTGGAAAAAGATGTCCAAGCAACATCCGGAATGAAGTAAAGGCAAAGTTGCAAGTGTCAACGGAAATCCTACAAGATTCCTACCTTGGAATGCCTACTGAAATCAGCAGGGCAGTTTCAAACTCCTTCCAATTTCTCCCTGGCAGAATTTGGAAAAGAGTCAATGGTTGGACAGACATGCCTCTCTCAAGGGCGGGTAAAGAAACCATGCTGAAATCAGTGGCACAGGCGATACCCGACTTTGTCATGAGTTGTTTCCGTATCCCGATCATGACTTGTGAAAAGATGAAGTCCTATATTGCTGACCACTGGTGGGGTTTTgaagaggggaagaagaagatgcaCTGGAGATTTTGGGAGTGGCTgacctgtcacgcccagaaatttccgaatagaattcccaagcagaatgtgcattaaaacccccgtccaggaccggccgggtacacaaacgacaaagttgacatacagatccacgtcttacaaacattataaaagtcttacataaatgcagcggaaaaacaaaagataactggagctaagccttaaCTTGATCTgtagcgggaacaccactccacaggcatcctcgacggcacggacgaagcctactcctcggagaaaccaccatcggacacatactcatactctggggttggggaaaatagagcaagactgagtactacccactgtactcagcaagtcataccggaataggggtatgatgcagggatttatcaaaggagagctagagtggttcatttgcctaaagcgagcatttataaacaaaaGTTGAAAGAAGTAAACAGttgaaataattaatcaatattaatcatccactgtccaacgctatcccacgttgcaacaggcccagccatccacctaaactatccaatttcataagactaaactagggtgaaactaatcacggtgaatctggttgaccgcccataaccgcggggacggctattcgaatagttttactctgatcagaggtgtacaactgtacccacaagacacagccccacgacacgttaccgtgcgccgacatgccaccacgacataccggaaagaggccgtgacaggacccttcgcataaccccctctagccaagcacaccacacctcaggtttcacccccgtccccagcgggcgacgggcagtcccctctcgtgcctaggtgaatccggaagcgacagaggccgtcgcagggcccgccctgctccatcacacccacccttgcctggatgcgtcagctagaggaaagctacactacaagcccagccgttgcccacgctggcttgtggtaagcacgataaattcttccagggttttccgcgaaccggtccttaattgccatgggtgcgactagcaaaaccatgcacccacagcccaccatgtgattcattttaattaatcaacaccaaagtggtggtactaatccaacattaccattagaacctGCAGTCTATACTTTAATAGGATTTTTCcccaatgtgtgctagttgaactaagcatggctaagcgattcctagtccaaagtctattcatgttataacccaagctaacaaggagcatggtaccaaaatagcatggctggaacaataggtaaacatcccatagtattTGTTGCAAAGcgatgcagtatttgaaagaaaacattagaacATTtacaatataggatcaacatgatcaagtgacacgcatgacttgccttgctctgctgctggaagaacctcggcgactatctcgaagtacaccggagcgtcgggagaaccggaatctaagcgacatacaaagcaaacaatacaaacaggctataagactactgaaacagagaacaaaaccatttttaatggattctacacatttttcttgatttactgagacttgaacgggcttaaacggagcacggatgaattagttatgaattttagaagattcactgtgtttattactataacaaaagtccttaaatcatttattgcgcaataagccctagggctgacgtcatcaaggggggtggcgccgacaggcggggcccgcatgtcagtggcGCACGgggtggccggtctaccgtggaccgggaccacgcgggtggtccaccgccggtccacgggatcgaCGGCTCGGATCGGCctggggccgatcggacggtgcggcggcggcctggctcggctcggctcggcacaaagccggccggccggccatggcaagggcggcggtgcgcgcgcgtccaccggcgacggcaagcggcggcagcggacgacgccccgacggcggcgacgaccgaaggcgacggcgagcgcgggtggcggcggcgcacggggaaacggggaaggaaaggaaaggggagggagtcctcaccggagagggcggcgacgaccggcgacgaggagcgacggagggaggtcgacaagcggcggacggggtccgggacgacctaaagaacgaaaaggaaaagattagagagggagagaggggccaTAGAAGGCGGGAAcaccggccgaaggcggcggacatggcggcTCTCACCGTCGCACGGCGGGAATGgtgctccggcggcgaacctcgacggaggaggggtggacggggtggatctcggccactcgaacccaacggcggcgacggcgcggtgtggcggcgagcctagcggcggctagaggcggccggagtggcgggaaaggcggcggcgggtggatgcacggtgcgggagcgatggagagctcgggagagttcggcgagatggggaaaaagagagagggggtggcggtggagcttaaataggggaaggGGAActcggacgtggccggtaggggcgggattcgccggccgacgtggggagttgggaaggagagagaggcgggattcgaaattcgaatcccggccatctcgggcgcgggcgcgagcgggagagagggggaagtgggtgcgggagacgcggcgcatgACCGGggcggccgacgtggcccggaggggGCGGGACGTGGgcacggcggcggtttcggcggtggtggcgacgtgggggcgggcggccggaggaaggggacgaccccgacaggtggggcccacctgtcagcgtcccagggagagaggggaggcggcttgggccggcccacaaggaggagggcgtgcgcggcggcggggtggactgggccgacggcccaagaagaggaaaaggagggaaaagaaaaagaaaaggaggaaaagatttTCCCTGGGTTTTAAAATtgcatgtgctcaattttaattggttaaaattatttcgagagctctgaaaattccactaaaaatcttgttagcgaatttcgacatgtagaactcaagaaaaattccacatgccaattccgattattatttgcattaatttattaaggtttactcttgctttaaactggtattttcttgagaccatttataacttcaatttaggcttgggaaagaacttcagggtgtgacatgaCCTCTCCAAAGTCATTGGGAGGGATGGGTTTCAGGGATTTCGTCATCTTCAACCAAGCGATGTTGAGCAAACAAGGATGGCGCCTCCTCACTGATCCAAACTCCCTTTGCACAAGGGTACTTAAAGGCAGGTATTTTCCTAATTGTTCTTTTTGGGATGCCCCCCAACCAAGATCTGCTTCTTTCACTTGGCGAAGCATTCTGTTTGGTAAGGAATTACTCAAGAAAGGAGTGGCATGGAGGGTGGGAGATGGAAAATCAATCAAGATCCTGTCAGACAATTGGATTCCTAATGTGCAGGCTGGACTGGTAAGTCCTCTTATGCATATTCCGGAGGATGCAACAGTGCAATTTCTCATggaggaaggggggaaagaATGGAACCACGACTTGGTGAAATATGCTTTTGATGAAGAAACTGCCAATGAGATTCTGCAAGTGCCAATAAGCCGACATGGGGGGGATGATTTCGCTTCTTGGCCACATGACAAGAGAGGTCTGTTTACAGTGAGGTCGGCTTACAACTTGGCTCGGTCAGAAGCCTTTCTTATCGACCACAACAGCAGTGGAGAAGAGGCCTCCCCTCTATCATGCATGACAATGAAACAAACTGGAAGAATCTTTGGAAGATCTGTGCACCTGGAAAGATGAAAATTAATCTATGGCGTGCTGCCCATGACTGCCTCCCGACAGGTTTTCAGCTCCGAAGGAGGCATATTGAGGCGAGGGATGGTTGTGCTTTTTGCAGCAGAGATGATCGCATTGAGCACGTGTTTCTTATGTGCCCTTTCTCTGATTCTGTATGGAAAGAGATCAAGCAGGTGTACAACATCAAGCTGGGCAGAGGAGATCTTGCTAATGTGAGATAGTGGATTTTTGACTTCCTTCGCCGAGGTTCAGCTATCCAGAACACAGTGCTTGCTGTCACCTTTTGGCATATTTGGGAGGCAAGAAACAATGCCAAAAATAATGTGGAGACTTTGCATCCGAGAAGGGTGGTCCAGAAGATAGTGGCGTATGTGGAAATGATCATGCAACACTGCGGGCCTGGGAATGTTTCTAGGCCGGCGGAACGCATTTCATTGCCTAGCTGGGTGCCACCACCGGCGGGCGTTTTCCTAATCAATACTGATGCAGCGGTGTTCCAGGCTGAGCGCCAAATGGGAGTCGGGGTGGTGATCAGAGACCAACACGGCAACTGTCTTTTGGCGGCCAACACTCGTTTCATGGGGATCACCGATCCGGAGACAGCGGAGGCTTGTGCTATCCGGCATGCGCTGTGGCTGGCCAAAGAAGAAGGCTTCCATAATGTGATTGTTGCTTGCGACTGTCTTTCTGTTATTCAAAAGCTAAACTCACCTGGGCGGGATCGCTCCAAGATTGGTTGCCTGGTTGAGGACATCAAGAAGCTTGGTGTTGAGTTTATCAGTGTTTCCTTTATCCATGTTAGTCATTGTTCTAATGTAGCGGCACACACATTAGCTCGTTGTTCTGAGCCCTCTGTCTGTAATGTTTACCATAATGAGACTCCGGACTGTATCCGTGAGATGCTCCTGTCTGATGCTCAGTAATCAATAAAGTGCCGTTttcatctcaaaaaaaaaagagtggaaGGGTTGGGTGGTGAGGTTGCGAGAGAGATGGAGAATGTTCGAGCGTTTCTCGGGAGGGGGAAGAGGCTTCGGCACTCTTTGCTGGGTGGGGTCCACTGTCCACGCAGCGGCAGCAGGCATTCCGGTGCATGGAAACAAAAGGTCCGTTTTACCAAGAATTTTGCAAaatgtcccaaaaaaaagaattttgcAAAATGCTTACCCTTGTTTGGCAGTCCAATAAGCCCTTACTTGGACCCTCCCCTCCGGGACCGAGATGAAGGAGAATTCTCACCCGTGGATGAGCAGAGGTGGAGCTTCATAATTTTCCGGGGACTAGGCTGGGGATGGTAAATTACCCATGGGTGACTCGACAAGACCCTTGACTATTAGTTATATGTTTAAAAGTAGTCCACTCAAAAAAATATAGGTCCAATATATATAAAACCTAACCTTAATACACAGCCCTCTCCCTCACCCAATCCCCAGATCCTCCTCAACCATTCCACTGTCGTTATCTCTAGTTCCCAATCCCCATCCGACCATCCCCAACCGTCGGTTGCACCTCCCCATCTTGTTAGCCTCCTCGTTGTGTGCCCCGTCGTCGCCACCTGCCTTGTTACGTGCCCGCGCCCCCTCGTCGTTGGCGTCCTCATCACTGGTCATCTCGTTGCCGCCCGCCTTGTCGTACGCCCATGTCGTCAACCGCCTCACTGCACACCCCCTCGTTGCCAGACTCCTCATCGTCATCCACCCCCTCATCACTGGCCGTCTCGTCACCATCCGCCTCCTCTTCTCTGGCCACCCTGTTGAGCGCCCCTCATCGTTGGGTCGCCTCATCGTCATGCCGCGTCGCCGCTCCTCCATCATGCCACCTCGTCGACGCACCATGCGTTGCCTTGTCGGTTGCCCTCGAGCTGACTCTTAGTCGGGTTGCGGGGCCACGAGGGGCCGGGGGCAAGGACTAATTTCGCTCCGGTAATCCCTCCAGGGTTGGGGGTAGGGATACCAGAGGATAGCAGGGGCGGGGGTGTTCCAACCCAACCCACCTTGGTCCCATTCCGTTGCCACCCTTAGGAATCAAGACCAAGAGGTCAAAAGCTCCATCGATTGGCCATGAGCTAATTATAatccaaaacggcttattaatgaagaaaaataatttatagatcaaatttttatatttgtatttttagCGACGTAAACAATGCTAAAAAGAAACAACATAAAAACATAATCTAAAATTAACTCCAAAAATTAAGTTATATAATTCAAAATTTGTTAGTAGCGATTTCATAGAGGGCAAACAATGAGAGTTGAAATTGGAATCACAGAAATATCTCTACTACGATAAAAGGACAGTCGTCCTCCCTTCCCTTCTTTCCTTCCACAATCCTCATTGCGCACCTCTTCCCTTTGCCAATCTCAACATAGCGCGCGAGCGCACTAATGGAAGTTGAGAAAGAGGAGCTCGTAGGAACAAAATGGTTGGCGAGCACTCAAAAAGGGAAGGCTAAAGGTGAGAAGTGAAACCACAAGTGAGAAGTGatcaagaaggaagaaaaatggatagagagaggaagaggaattCTATATCTATACATtttatatagttggtacccactagAAATTATTAGAAGCTAAATCTCAACATGCAAGTATACTATATAATCGCCCACTAGTCATTATTATTATAAAGCATCTTAAATCACATGTAAGCATGATATATCATATCTATATATCCTATATAGTTTGCACCAAAAACTAAACATGCATTAGCCACATCACCCACAAAACTAGAGCCACCGGATCATTTTCATGAGCCATCACAACCATCCAATAGACATTAAATATCAACAGTTATCATTTTTCATTGATTATGAGTAAACTCAACATTCTTTAACCACTTAGCATAGTATGCAGTAAAACACCACTACAATAAGTATTTCATTTTTCATATGTGAGGTGTTTTTATAGGTACATAGTATTTATCACGTCTATACATTGAAATTTTTTAGCTGCACTACACACATGAATAGTTTGCCGCAACACGCGGGGTATTATCTAGTATAAGTAATTATTAAAAGCTAAAACTCAACATACAAGTATACCACATcatcacatcatcacccactagccaTTACCATATATCATTTTAAAATACATGCAAGTAATGTatcatataaaatataatattatagaGTTTAACATATAAGTATGTTAAATCATATTTATCACATCATTTTTACAATATTTAACACTCatcatttctataatatttACCATGTATGCATCCATTTATTTTGTAGCAAAAGCCGGGTATCATCTAGTATCAATAAAGTTTATCCCCATTAAGTGTAGTTAAATACTAATTTTGTATTCTCTCATGAAACCACATcgcctcaattatttttagtcatTGGAAGATTCATCAAGGATGCAAATTGCATCCCTTCTCCACAAAACCACACCGTACAACTCaatcatttattatttttggataaTTAATGAAATACAAAAGGTATAAACACATGAAGGAAAATCATATAGtaagttataattttttttacaatttataTATACTATTTTACAACATAATTCTCTCGCATCAATGTATGGAATTACCATCTATTAGAgcatgtttggcacagctccagcttcaGCTCCATCTCTCttagagctggagctcagccaaacagttttagctccacttaaaatgggagtagagctctctcacaaaatgaactagagaggtgaaGCTAGGTTTAGGCAGATCCACAACTCTACTCCAAACCCAACTCTTGGAGCTAAATTTAAGAGTTTGAGCTCTACCAAATATGCCTTTAATGTAGTGAATGATAGGTGGGGCCTACTATATCTcttgcatttttctttttcccttttgctAAATCTATTTAAAAGTTTAAGGGTGAACAGGTATGGTTAACTTATATTCTTTTCGACGTACATCTAGTTGTTACCTCACTAAGGAGGCTATCAGACGGCTTATTGGAGAATAAGTCaaacggcatatttacaaatgaaaaataattcacgaataaaatttttatatatgtattcttaaggatctaaaagcaaatgctgaaaaatcaactccaaatttaaggttgaaattttaaattttggctggtAAGTATAAGTGGAAAGATAAGCCTTAAATCTTGTGCACCAACTTAATTAGATccatattataaattattttacagAATCGTTTAATTCTGGGTGTTTGTGTTAAAATATCAATTATTGAAGAACAATGCATGTTACGACAACACTGTGACAACCTATACCGAATCAAATAACCTCTCTTTGTTACTAATCTAAAAAACCCCGATTTTTTTACATCTAAACACACGCAACACCGTATTTCCAAATACAAGCACGCCAAACACACATTTAACTTTGTAGGCACTAGGCAGGATGCTACTTGAGTGGTGATTTCTATTGAACTGTTATGAGCAAAACTAATTGGATGCTGAATTGATGAGTACtacatacgtatacgtatacacCAACAGCTTACCTCCAATTGGCCCGTTGGCTTTTgtttcagaaatcagaacaaCATGGCCCTGTATTTTCTCCAGCAAAAGTTGGATTAAATTTTAGATACTcgtggcatgcttttcaaactgctaaacggtatgttttgtgcgaaaactttctatataaaagttgttcaaAAATaccagattaatctatttttcaagtttgaaataattaaaaatcaattaatcacacgttattacaacctcgttttacgtgaaacacttaatcttcatctttatctttatcttcaggatattcaaacaccaccatagTACGTGTAACATTTTTTCTACAATTCAAATCTAATTCATCCA of the Oryza sativa Japonica Group chromosome 2, ASM3414082v1 genome contains:
- the LOC4328736 gene encoding 19.0 kDa class II heat shock protein is translated as MELSVVGGEPLLAVAMQQLLDLDLPDELERQLNPPTRAYVRDRRAMANTPMDVKELRASGALVLAVDMPGVAPADVRVEVEDGNVLAISGERRRPAGDGDDGGEGVKYLRMERRMGKFMRRFPLPESADLDGVRAEYKDGVLTVTVDKKPPPEPKKPRVVEVKVAGAGEPKGKGK